The Pseudarthrobacter sulfonivorans genome includes a window with the following:
- the scpB gene encoding SMC-Scp complex subunit ScpB: MDVRDLPGGAKAALEAVLMVLDQPASATELAAGLNLTVAVVEQLLAELQREYSGYTVKAPDMDRASDAGFSASPRGFELRNIAGGWRIYSRADFAEIVGRFVLEGQTARLTQAALETLAVIAYRQPVSRARVSAIRGVNVDSVVRTLTQRGLIEDSGHDPESGAILYRTTSYFLERMGIGSAAELPQLSPHLPGLEGIAEFYDADRM; the protein is encoded by the coding sequence ATGGACGTCCGGGATCTTCCCGGCGGTGCCAAGGCTGCACTCGAGGCGGTCCTGATGGTCCTGGACCAACCTGCCAGCGCTACTGAGCTGGCGGCCGGGCTTAACCTGACCGTCGCCGTCGTCGAGCAGTTACTGGCGGAACTGCAGCGGGAGTATAGCGGCTATACTGTTAAAGCCCCGGACATGGACCGTGCCAGCGATGCTGGTTTCAGCGCCAGCCCCCGGGGTTTTGAATTGCGGAACATCGCCGGTGGCTGGCGGATCTACTCCCGCGCAGACTTTGCCGAGATCGTCGGACGGTTTGTGCTTGAGGGTCAGACGGCCAGGCTCACGCAGGCGGCCTTGGAAACACTGGCTGTCATCGCGTACCGCCAGCCTGTCTCCAGGGCCCGGGTGTCTGCAATTCGAGGAGTCAATGTCGATTCTGTCGTACGGACATTGACCCAGCGCGGGCTGATCGAAGATTCGGGACACGATCCTGAGTCGGGTGCCATCCTCTACCGGACCACGTCGTATTTCCTGGAACGGATGGGAATCGGCTCCGCAGCGGAACTGCCCCAGCTCTCACCCCATCTTCCGGGGCTTGAGGGCATCGCGGAGTTCTACGACGCCGACAGAATGTAG
- a CDS encoding segregation and condensation protein A produces MAESKPGFEVRLANFTGPFDLLLGLIAKHQLDITEVAIATVTDEFIKYIRKLQKLGEEWALDEASEFLVIAATLLDLKAARLLPAGEVEDDEDIALLEARDLLFARLLQYKAFKQVAALMAGTLEQEASRFPRQVALEEHFAAMLPELVWKHTPDQFARLAESALKAKTPRPTEVGLAHLHGSAVSVKEQAEILGLRLQLGKPLSFRALIADADSTLVVVARFLALLEMFRDSAVSFDQVSPLGDLTVHWTVDGRDWSTENLSEEYEEMS; encoded by the coding sequence GTGGCCGAGTCCAAACCCGGCTTTGAGGTGCGGCTTGCCAACTTCACCGGCCCGTTCGACCTCCTGCTGGGCCTGATCGCCAAGCACCAGCTGGACATCACCGAGGTGGCCATTGCCACCGTCACTGATGAGTTCATCAAGTACATCAGGAAGCTCCAGAAGCTCGGCGAGGAATGGGCGCTGGATGAAGCCAGCGAATTCCTGGTCATCGCCGCCACCCTCCTGGATCTCAAGGCCGCAAGGCTCCTGCCCGCCGGTGAGGTCGAGGACGACGAGGACATCGCCCTACTGGAAGCGCGGGACCTCCTTTTTGCGAGGCTCCTCCAATACAAGGCGTTCAAACAGGTGGCAGCCCTGATGGCCGGAACCCTGGAACAGGAAGCCAGCCGGTTTCCGCGTCAGGTTGCCTTGGAGGAGCACTTTGCCGCCATGCTCCCGGAACTGGTGTGGAAGCACACCCCGGACCAGTTCGCCCGCCTGGCCGAGTCCGCCCTGAAGGCCAAGACGCCGCGGCCCACCGAGGTGGGCCTTGCCCACCTGCATGGCAGCGCCGTCAGCGTGAAGGAACAGGCCGAGATCCTGGGGCTCCGGCTCCAGTTGGGGAAGCCACTGTCGTTCCGCGCGTTGATCGCCGATGCCGATTCCACCCTCGTGGTGGTGGCCAGGTTCCTGGCGTTGCTGGAGATGTTCCGGGACAGCGCAGTCTCCTTCGACCAGGTGTCGCCCCTAGGTGATCTCACTGTCCACTGGACCGTAGACGGCCGAGACTGGTCAACAGAAAACCTAAGCGAAGAATACGAGGAAATGTCGTGA
- a CDS encoding ParA family protein, which yields MSSEQGSATLEGTELDLEDAVMGPTGRPHREFPEPAPLSSHGPARVIAMVNQKGGVGKTTSTINLAAALAEYGRRVLLVDFDPQGALSAGLGINPHELDLTVYNVLMDRKVDIRDAIHQTGVENVDLLPANIDLSAAEVQLVNEVAREQVLDRALKKVEDDYDVVLIDCQPSLGLLTVNALTAAHGVIIPLICEFFALRAVALLVETIDKVQDRLNPGLQVDGVLATMYDARTLHSREVITRLVEAFGDKVFETVIKRSIKFADATVAAEPITSYAGSHIGADAYRRLAKELISRGGAP from the coding sequence GTGAGCAGCGAACAGGGTTCGGCAACTCTGGAAGGCACGGAACTCGATCTGGAAGACGCCGTGATGGGTCCCACCGGGCGCCCCCACCGCGAATTTCCGGAACCCGCCCCGCTGTCGTCCCACGGTCCCGCGCGCGTGATCGCCATGGTCAACCAAAAGGGCGGCGTCGGCAAGACCACGTCCACCATCAACCTGGCAGCGGCCCTGGCCGAATACGGCCGCAGGGTGCTGCTGGTTGACTTCGACCCGCAGGGCGCGCTGTCCGCGGGCCTGGGCATCAACCCGCACGAACTGGACCTGACGGTCTACAACGTCCTCATGGACCGCAAGGTGGACATCCGCGACGCCATCCACCAGACCGGCGTCGAAAACGTGGACCTGCTGCCGGCCAACATCGACCTCTCCGCCGCAGAAGTGCAGCTGGTCAATGAAGTCGCCCGTGAGCAGGTCCTGGACAGGGCGCTGAAAAAAGTCGAAGACGATTACGACGTCGTCCTGATTGACTGCCAGCCCTCCCTGGGCCTGCTGACGGTCAACGCCCTGACCGCCGCCCACGGCGTGATCATCCCGCTGATCTGCGAGTTTTTCGCGCTCCGTGCGGTAGCCCTGCTGGTGGAAACCATCGACAAGGTCCAGGACAGGCTGAATCCCGGCCTGCAGGTTGATGGTGTCCTGGCCACCATGTACGACGCCCGCACGCTCCACAGCCGCGAAGTCATCACCCGCCTGGTGGAAGCCTTCGGCGACAAAGTCTTCGAGACGGTCATCAAACGCTCCATCAAGTTCGCGGACGCCACTGTCGCGGCCGAGCCGATCACCAGCTACGCCGGCAGCCACATCGGCGCCGATGCCTACCGCCGCCTGGCCAAAGAGCTGATTTCGCGCGGCGGCGCACCCTAA
- a CDS encoding cation:dicarboxylate symporter family transporter — MASQRGESLGTVETRRKGLDKSHYLYIAVIAAVILGAVVGLLFPEVGKSLKPLGDGFIKLIKMMIAPIIFCTIVLGIGSIAKAATVGKVGGLALGYFVAMSTFALGIGLVVGNLIHPGEGLKLAAYDPNKKAEVDSTVAFLLGIIPGDIPVLPTLFAAILVGFALQKMGPQGAPVLKAIGHGQVLVFRILIMIMWLAPVGAFGAIAAVVGATGFQAIVSMFTLMAAFYITCALFIVIILGGLLKVVTGVNIFKLMKYLGREYLLIFSTSSSEAALPRLIAKLEHLGISKPVVGVTVPTGYSFNLDGTAIYLTMASLFVANAMGTPLDLGAQISLLIFMIIASKGAAGVTGAGLATLAAGLQAHAPQLLGGVGMIVGIDRFMSEARALTNFTGNAVATVLIGTWVKEIDNKQVGEVLSGQAPFDEQTMIAGHGEPMTASPKEPVLVNA, encoded by the coding sequence ATGGCTTCTCAACGAGGAGAGTCGCTCGGCACCGTGGAGACGCGGCGCAAGGGCCTGGACAAATCGCACTACCTTTACATTGCCGTTATTGCCGCCGTCATCCTGGGCGCCGTCGTCGGCCTGCTGTTCCCCGAGGTCGGCAAATCACTGAAGCCCCTCGGCGACGGCTTTATCAAGCTCATCAAAATGATGATTGCACCGATCATCTTCTGCACCATCGTCCTGGGAATCGGCTCCATCGCCAAAGCCGCAACGGTCGGCAAGGTCGGCGGCCTGGCCCTGGGCTACTTCGTCGCCATGTCCACCTTTGCCTTGGGTATCGGCCTTGTCGTCGGCAACCTCATCCACCCGGGTGAGGGTTTGAAGCTGGCGGCGTACGACCCTAACAAAAAGGCGGAAGTAGACAGCACCGTTGCCTTCCTCCTGGGCATCATTCCGGGCGACATTCCGGTTCTGCCCACGCTCTTCGCCGCCATCCTCGTAGGCTTCGCCCTCCAAAAGATGGGCCCACAGGGCGCTCCTGTCCTCAAGGCCATCGGCCACGGCCAAGTGCTGGTATTCCGCATCCTCATCATGATCATGTGGCTTGCCCCCGTCGGAGCTTTCGGTGCCATCGCCGCCGTCGTCGGAGCCACCGGCTTCCAGGCGATCGTCAGCATGTTCACCCTGATGGCCGCTTTCTACATCACCTGCGCACTGTTCATCGTCATCATCCTGGGTGGCCTGCTCAAGGTGGTTACCGGCGTCAACATCTTCAAGCTCATGAAGTACTTGGGCCGCGAGTACCTCCTGATCTTCTCCACCTCCTCCTCCGAGGCAGCCCTTCCACGCCTCATCGCCAAGCTGGAACACCTGGGGATCTCCAAGCCCGTCGTCGGCGTCACCGTCCCCACCGGCTACTCCTTCAACCTGGACGGCACGGCCATCTACCTGACCATGGCGTCCCTGTTCGTGGCCAACGCCATGGGCACGCCGCTGGATCTCGGAGCGCAGATTTCCCTGCTGATCTTCATGATCATTGCCTCCAAGGGTGCCGCCGGCGTCACCGGTGCCGGCCTGGCCACTCTGGCTGCTGGTCTCCAGGCGCACGCGCCCCAGCTGCTGGGGGGCGTGGGCATGATCGTTGGTATCGACCGCTTCATGTCCGAGGCCCGCGCACTGACCAACTTCACCGGCAACGCGGTTGCCACCGTGCTGATTGGGACCTGGGTCAAGGAAATCGACAACAAGCAGGTGGGCGAAGTCCTCTCCGGCCAGGCCCCGTTCGACGAGCAGACCATGATCGCCGGACATGGCGAGCCGATGACGGCTTCTCCCAAGGAGCCGGTGCTGGTCAACGCCTAA
- a CDS encoding sensor histidine kinase, translating to MFHRWSIARRLFVANLLIVLAFIAVAGTATFVDARDRSYEEAGRRMAGVAAAVAANPLVLQAADRTDPSALLQPYALDVMAGSGADFLTIMAPDRTRWTHPRDEELGRPYIGSIEASLRGEVFTEVTAGTLGPSVRTVVPVKDAAGNVKALVAAGVTVRTVDVALSGRLPALLVLGLALLVGGSLASWLLGRYLRRVTRGWGPEQLAQLFAYYESVLHSVREGLILIDTKGRVVMYNDQAAELLGLEPRDSENDPSRPPSLTDLPLAPSLKELFESGRTAHDEIHLTGPRIVVVNQGPAVGPDSPGLRRPAVFGTVATIRDRTEIESLGSELETMRTLSDALRAQTHEHANRLHTMVSLLELGRTREALEFATKDLELSQQLTDEMVSSVDEPVLSALIMGKAAEANERGVKLTLSTEGSASVAGLAVQDLVTILGNLLDNAIDAAADGAVPRTVELTVESDVEGLDITVADSGPGVDPAAVEDIFRHGFSTKASGPFGRGIGLALVRQAVQRLDGTMTITGKDGARFHVFLPAMAAGTDKEEQFQ from the coding sequence ATGTTCCACCGCTGGAGTATCGCCCGCAGGCTGTTCGTGGCGAATCTGCTCATTGTGCTGGCCTTCATTGCGGTGGCCGGCACCGCCACCTTCGTCGATGCCAGGGACCGGAGCTATGAGGAAGCCGGCCGGCGGATGGCGGGTGTTGCTGCCGCCGTCGCCGCCAATCCCCTGGTCCTCCAGGCCGCGGACCGTACGGATCCGTCGGCGTTGCTCCAGCCCTACGCCCTGGACGTCATGGCCGGATCCGGAGCGGACTTCCTCACCATCATGGCGCCGGACAGAACGCGGTGGACGCATCCCCGGGACGAGGAGCTGGGCAGGCCGTACATCGGCTCCATCGAGGCGTCGCTGCGTGGCGAAGTCTTCACCGAGGTCACAGCAGGAACGCTGGGGCCGTCGGTGCGGACTGTTGTTCCGGTCAAAGATGCCGCGGGGAACGTCAAGGCGCTGGTTGCCGCCGGCGTCACGGTCCGGACAGTTGACGTGGCACTTTCCGGCCGGCTGCCCGCACTGCTGGTCCTCGGCCTGGCCCTGCTCGTGGGCGGATCCTTGGCGTCCTGGCTGTTGGGCCGCTACCTGCGCCGCGTGACCAGGGGGTGGGGGCCGGAGCAGCTGGCGCAGCTGTTCGCCTACTACGAATCGGTCCTGCATTCCGTGCGTGAGGGGCTGATCCTGATCGACACCAAGGGCCGGGTGGTGATGTACAACGACCAGGCCGCTGAGCTGCTGGGACTGGAGCCGCGCGATTCGGAAAACGATCCGTCCCGGCCGCCCTCCCTGACGGACCTCCCGCTGGCCCCCAGCCTGAAGGAACTCTTTGAATCCGGCCGCACGGCCCACGACGAAATCCACCTGACGGGCCCGCGGATCGTGGTGGTGAACCAGGGCCCGGCCGTCGGGCCCGACTCTCCCGGCCTCCGCCGCCCCGCGGTGTTCGGCACCGTGGCCACCATCCGGGACCGGACGGAGATCGAATCGCTGGGCAGTGAACTCGAAACGATGCGGACGCTGTCCGACGCCCTCCGCGCCCAGACCCACGAGCACGCCAACCGGCTGCACACCATGGTTTCCCTGCTGGAGCTGGGCCGAACCCGGGAGGCCCTGGAATTCGCCACCAAGGATCTCGAACTGAGCCAGCAGCTGACCGACGAGATGGTGAGTTCCGTGGACGAGCCGGTCCTCAGCGCCCTGATCATGGGGAAGGCCGCCGAAGCGAATGAGCGCGGAGTGAAGCTGACGCTCTCCACCGAGGGGTCCGCGTCCGTTGCCGGCCTGGCTGTCCAGGACCTTGTCACCATCCTGGGAAACCTCCTGGACAACGCGATCGACGCCGCCGCGGATGGCGCGGTTCCCAGGACAGTGGAGCTGACCGTGGAGTCCGATGTCGAGGGCCTGGACATCACGGTGGCGGATTCCGGCCCCGGCGTGGACCCCGCCGCCGTGGAGGACATTTTCCGGCACGGCTTCAGTACCAAGGCCTCCGGTCCGTTTGGACGCGGCATTGGCCTGGCCCTCGTCCGCCAGGCCGTGCAGCGCCTGGACGGTACCATGACCATCACAGGCAAGGACGGCGCACGCTTCCATGTCTTCCTGCCGGCCATGGCCGCCGGGACCGACAAAGAGGAGCAGTTCCAGTGA
- a CDS encoding response regulator, translated as MTDIRVLVVEDEPVASAAHAAYVGRMAGFTVAGTAPDGQSALRLLTDLAAAGQPVELVLLDMNLPDLHGLDIARRMRAAGILADIIAITAVREVAIVRSAVAIGVVQYLIKPFTFATFEDKLSSYRLFRQQLASPEAGAGRTGASQSEVDQAFASLRAPSELPLPKGLSVSTLDSVQTYLKQHSESVSATEVMAALGMSRVTARRYLEYLADAGRVSRAPRYGTPGRPENEYGWKRP; from the coding sequence GTGACCGATATCCGCGTCCTCGTTGTGGAGGACGAACCGGTGGCCTCGGCCGCGCACGCGGCCTATGTGGGGAGGATGGCAGGGTTCACTGTTGCCGGGACGGCCCCTGACGGCCAGTCCGCGCTCAGGCTCCTGACGGATCTGGCGGCCGCCGGCCAGCCGGTGGAACTGGTCCTCCTCGACATGAACCTTCCGGACCTGCATGGCCTGGACATCGCCCGGCGGATGCGTGCGGCAGGAATCCTGGCGGACATCATTGCCATCACCGCGGTCCGGGAAGTGGCGATTGTCCGCAGCGCCGTCGCCATCGGCGTGGTCCAGTACCTGATCAAGCCCTTCACGTTTGCCACGTTCGAGGACAAGCTCTCCAGCTACCGGCTGTTCCGGCAGCAACTGGCTTCCCCGGAGGCCGGTGCCGGCAGGACCGGCGCCTCCCAGAGCGAGGTGGACCAGGCCTTCGCAAGCCTCCGGGCGCCGTCGGAACTGCCCCTGCCCAAGGGCCTCTCAGTCTCCACTCTCGACTCGGTCCAGACGTACCTGAAACAGCATTCGGAATCTGTTTCAGCTACGGAAGTCATGGCCGCCCTGGGCATGTCCCGCGTGACCGCCAGGCGCTACCTCGAATACCTCGCCGACGCCGGCCGCGTTTCGCGAGCGCCCCGCTACGGCACGCCCGGCAGGCCGGAGAACGAATACGGCTGGAAGCGGCCCTGA
- a CDS encoding pyridoxal-phosphate-dependent aminotransferase family protein, whose protein sequence is MPQALTSRFLFGPGPSNCYPEVTAALAHPVIGHLDPVFIERLDNTCEGLRTVWGTQNARTLPLSVTGSGGMEAAFVNTVDDGDVAVIAVNGLFGERMCEVARRCGATVVRVDHEWGTPIDVERVLAANPRPKVIAAVHAETSTGVLSDVASLGQNKGDALLIVDAVTSIGGLELLADDWGIDVGYAGTQKCLGVPPGLSPFTMSGMAFERRIKNPRSWYLDVGLLGGYVGAASGSGRTYHHTPPVTMIAGLEAGLQRILAEGLDAVQARHRAAGAALQAGLQEMGLELFAAEGHRLPSLTTVKVPDGVDSAAVRRHLLEHFSIEIGSGAGKYTSSIWRIGMMGPNANAASVTLALGALKEAISAA, encoded by the coding sequence ATGCCACAGGCTTTGACCTCGCGGTTCCTGTTCGGTCCGGGACCGAGCAACTGCTACCCGGAAGTGACCGCCGCGTTGGCGCATCCGGTGATTGGGCACCTGGATCCGGTCTTCATTGAACGGCTCGACAACACCTGCGAAGGCCTCCGCACGGTCTGGGGGACTCAGAATGCCCGCACACTGCCCTTGAGCGTCACCGGTTCCGGCGGCATGGAAGCGGCTTTTGTGAACACCGTGGACGACGGCGATGTAGCAGTGATCGCCGTCAACGGCCTCTTCGGTGAGCGCATGTGTGAGGTGGCCCGCCGCTGCGGCGCCACCGTGGTTCGTGTAGACCACGAATGGGGCACGCCCATCGACGTCGAACGCGTCCTGGCGGCCAACCCGCGGCCGAAGGTGATTGCGGCCGTCCACGCCGAAACGTCAACTGGCGTGCTGTCCGACGTCGCATCGCTCGGGCAGAACAAGGGTGATGCGCTGTTAATTGTCGACGCCGTGACATCCATCGGCGGGCTGGAACTCCTGGCAGACGACTGGGGAATCGACGTCGGCTATGCCGGCACCCAGAAATGCCTCGGCGTGCCACCGGGGCTGTCGCCCTTCACGATGTCGGGCATGGCCTTCGAGCGACGGATCAAGAATCCCCGCTCCTGGTACCTGGACGTCGGTCTGCTCGGCGGTTACGTCGGGGCCGCCAGCGGCAGCGGTCGAACCTACCACCACACGCCGCCGGTCACCATGATCGCCGGTCTCGAGGCGGGCTTGCAAAGAATCCTGGCCGAGGGACTGGACGCGGTCCAGGCGCGCCACCGCGCGGCAGGGGCCGCGTTGCAGGCAGGGCTCCAGGAGATGGGACTTGAGCTGTTCGCGGCCGAGGGCCACCGGCTGCCCAGCCTTACCACTGTCAAGGTCCCGGACGGCGTCGACTCCGCGGCCGTGCGCCGCCATCTGCTGGAGCACTTCAGCATCGAGATTGGCTCAGGGGCGGGCAAGTACACTTCCAGCATCTGGCGGATCGGAATGATGGGCCCGAACGCAAACGCCGCATCAGTGACTCTGGCGCTGGGGGCCCTCAAGGAAGCCATCTCCGCTGCCTAG
- a CDS encoding NCS1 family nucleobase:cation symporter-1 translates to MSHQNDPGAHDEHGHPHLIDPEPWGTGDPAVEEIVRGEPSTRVRVPAGVSPRLYNEDLAPTTRKGRTWHAYSIFTLWANDVHSLGNYVFAIGLFALGLGAWQIMLAFLLGAVLLFLLLNLSGFMGERTGVPFPVMSRIAFGIRGSNIPAIIRGAVAVAWFGIQTYLASVVLRVLILALAPSLAPLDTDSFLGLSTLGWISFVSLWAVQTGIVSFGMEMIRKYEAFAGPIILVTMLTLAVWMLVEAGGTIAWSTADSLTGPVMWVRIFQSAALWVVVYGTFVLNFCDFTRGAPSRRSVVRGNFFGIPINMLFFAAIVVVLAGAQYRIDGTVIESPTDVVNAIPNTLLLVLACLALIILTVAVNLMANFVAPIYTLAHLFPRTLNFRRAAIISAVIGLVILPWNLYNSPVVIVYFLGGLGALLGPLFGVIMADYWLVRNGKVNIPDLYSDSPDGEYAYTRGVNRKAVIAGTPAAIVALVLALVPAFTYISGFSWFVGAILAAVTYLLIMDRRTPFHAVNGEDIAVAPKH, encoded by the coding sequence ATGTCCCACCAAAACGATCCCGGCGCGCATGACGAGCACGGGCATCCGCATCTGATTGACCCTGAGCCGTGGGGCACCGGTGACCCCGCGGTCGAGGAAATCGTGAGGGGGGAGCCATCCACTCGGGTCCGGGTGCCCGCGGGCGTGAGCCCCCGGCTCTATAACGAGGACCTGGCGCCCACCACGCGCAAGGGGCGCACCTGGCACGCCTACAGCATCTTCACGCTCTGGGCGAACGACGTGCACTCGCTGGGCAATTACGTGTTTGCCATCGGATTGTTCGCCCTGGGATTGGGCGCCTGGCAGATCATGCTCGCCTTCCTGCTCGGCGCCGTCCTGCTGTTCCTTCTCCTGAACCTTTCGGGGTTCATGGGCGAGCGGACCGGCGTGCCGTTCCCGGTCATGAGCAGGATCGCGTTCGGCATCCGGGGCTCCAATATCCCCGCCATCATCCGCGGCGCCGTGGCCGTCGCCTGGTTCGGCATCCAAACCTATCTGGCCTCGGTGGTGCTTCGTGTGCTGATCCTAGCCCTCGCGCCGTCGCTGGCACCGCTCGATACGGACTCGTTCCTCGGGCTCTCGACCCTGGGCTGGATCTCGTTCGTTTCGCTGTGGGCGGTGCAGACGGGGATCGTGAGCTTCGGCATGGAGATGATCCGCAAGTACGAGGCGTTCGCTGGCCCCATCATCCTGGTCACCATGCTCACGCTGGCCGTCTGGATGTTGGTGGAAGCCGGCGGGACCATCGCCTGGTCCACCGCCGACTCGCTGACAGGCCCGGTGATGTGGGTGCGGATTTTCCAGTCGGCCGCGCTGTGGGTGGTCGTTTACGGGACGTTCGTGCTGAACTTCTGCGATTTCACCCGGGGCGCACCGTCCAGGCGGTCGGTGGTGCGGGGCAACTTCTTCGGCATCCCCATCAACATGCTCTTCTTCGCCGCCATCGTCGTTGTCCTCGCCGGCGCCCAGTACAGGATCGACGGTACGGTCATCGAGTCGCCCACCGACGTCGTCAACGCCATCCCGAACACGCTCCTGCTGGTGCTGGCCTGCCTGGCCCTGATCATCCTGACGGTGGCCGTGAACCTCATGGCCAACTTCGTGGCACCCATATACACGCTGGCCCACCTTTTCCCGCGGACGCTGAACTTCCGCCGCGCAGCCATTATCTCCGCGGTGATCGGCCTGGTGATCCTGCCCTGGAACCTGTACAACTCGCCCGTGGTCATCGTCTACTTCCTCGGCGGGCTGGGCGCCCTCCTGGGACCACTGTTCGGCGTCATCATGGCCGACTACTGGCTGGTCCGTAACGGTAAGGTCAACATTCCGGATTTGTACTCGGATTCCCCCGACGGGGAGTACGCCTACACCCGTGGCGTCAACCGGAAGGCCGTTATCGCGGGCACACCGGCTGCGATCGTCGCGCTGGTGCTTGCCCTCGTCCCTGCGTTCACGTATATCTCCGGCTTCTCCTGGTTCGTCGGCGCGATCCTGGCCGCCGTCACGTACCTGCTGATCATGGATCGCCGTACGCCGTTCCACGCCGTCAACGGCGAGGATATCGCCGTCGCACCGAAGCACTGA
- a CDS encoding dihydrofolate reductase family protein, whose translation MRKLIVQQWVTVDNIAAEEDGGLSFVSGEPFSETTNKAFKASVMGLIDTVDTMILGANTYAQSKDYWPYADEQGEYGEKLNNLTKFVASSTLDDAPWGDFPAATVTHDPAATIRELKEQGGKDIWLWGSLTLMHSLLDAGIVDEVRMLVCPASRGKGTRIFEDRQDLLLVEATGFENGVVLLRYEIKK comes from the coding sequence ATGCGAAAACTCATCGTCCAGCAGTGGGTTACCGTCGACAACATCGCCGCGGAAGAGGACGGCGGACTCAGCTTCGTGTCCGGGGAGCCCTTTTCCGAGACCACCAACAAGGCGTTCAAGGCAAGCGTGATGGGGCTCATCGACACGGTCGACACGATGATTCTCGGCGCGAATACTTACGCCCAGTCCAAGGACTACTGGCCGTATGCCGACGAGCAGGGCGAGTACGGCGAGAAGCTCAACAACCTCACCAAGTTCGTTGCCTCGTCGACGCTGGATGACGCCCCCTGGGGCGACTTTCCCGCCGCGACCGTGACGCACGACCCGGCCGCCACCATCCGGGAGCTCAAGGAGCAGGGCGGCAAGGACATCTGGCTGTGGGGGAGCTTGACGCTCATGCACTCCCTGCTGGACGCCGGCATCGTCGACGAAGTCCGGATGCTGGTCTGCCCGGCGTCACGCGGCAAGGGAACGCGCATCTTCGAGGATCGGCAGGACCTGCTGCTGGTCGAGGCCACCGGGTTCGAAAACGGTGTGGTACTTCTGCGCTACGAGATCAAGAAATAG